The proteins below are encoded in one region of Belonocnema kinseyi isolate 2016_QV_RU_SX_M_011 chromosome 1, B_treatae_v1, whole genome shotgun sequence:
- the LOC117173306 gene encoding uncharacterized protein LOC117173306 translates to MTMPSRQRQSYRQKRSSTEMAYESKEDSTLEPRSKRKRKSKNLEMEIEYVPRRGRSSSKQKSRPDEIDLKYTLESSANQTSPSNEMFASEVKKKSNSAEAEIGQKSVRRRGRLPSSLPCPNQRAKLARENRRKKNEYIQKIENKLELLEKENKVFSDVVEKQKADIKRLEAEVVYLKSVLHSKKKINGLLKSMNANLQKFRVAEEEEESFKAIHELNLAHDFYEKDDSIIEESTAIFDNWTPLDEIEMVDFSTLGSLFPNEEIFMQNLESSVEFCPDMNP, encoded by the coding sequence atgacaatgcCATCTCGGCAGAGGCAATCCTATCGGCAAAAAAGATCCTCCACCGAAATGGCGTACGAGTCAAAAGAGGACAGCACACTTGAACCAAGATCAAAACGTAAAAGAaagtcaaaaaatttagaaatggaAATTGAATATGTCCCTCGACGAGGTCGATCCTCATCTAAACAAAAATCGCGACCGGATGAAATAGACTTAAAATATACCCTAGAATCATCAGCCAATCAAACAAGTCCCTCGAATGAAATGTTCGCgtctgaagttaaaaaaaaatcgaattctgcAGAAGCAGAAATTGGACAAAAATCGGTTAGACGAAGAGGTCGACTGCCTTCCTCACTGCCTTGTCCCAACCAAAGGGCCAAATTGGCTCGGGAAAATCGAAGAAAGAAGAACGAGTACATCCAAAAAATCGAGAATAAACTCGAGCTGCTGGAGAAGGAGAACAAAGTCTTCAGTGATGTGGTGGAAAAGCAAAAGGCTGATATCAAAAGGCTGGAGGCGGAGGTCGTTTATCTAAAAAGTGTTCTTCACAGCAAAAAGAAGATTAATGGTCTCTTGAAATCGATGaatgcaaatttgcaaaaattccgGGTAGCGGAAGAAGAAGAGGAATCGTTCAAGGCTATTCATGAATTAAATCTCGCGCATGATTTCTATGAAAAGGACGACAGTATAATTGAAGAGAGTACAGCAATTTTTGATAATTGGACGCCACTTGATGAGATAGAGATGGTGGATTTTTCAACTCTAGGAAGTTTGTTTCCTAACGAggaaattttcatgcaaaatctGGAAAGTAGTGTGGAATTTTGCCCGGATATGAATCCCTGA